In a genomic window of Flavobacterium crassostreae:
- a CDS encoding TonB-dependent receptor translates to MKLKLLILTLFISTLTFAQNKGTITGVLTDKDSNNETLPFANVLLKGTPINGTTDIDGKYTLNAPAGNYVIQFSFIGYESIETNITVKNGETLTLNKALGSSGYTLDDVVIISRSNKQKESALLMEQKNALTFKAAIGAEEISRKGASDVAAAVTKVSGVSKQEGSGNIFVRGLGDRYNITTLNGLPLPSNNPSHKNINLEIFSTDIVESVGISKTFESQNYADFSGANIDVVSKKFTGSPYIELGVGIGANSNVIKSDHFYLQDGPDYFGFRTVSAPNNPLLPYNYSTSWDRKESKNVLNANYSLSGGKKFNIGEQGSLSTFITASFGTDSKFTEGVDRGSVTAQGLANSDFYKKSYKYSTNTTVMGSFNYKINANNSILYTPLFLNSSGQEYSEYEGINQDFSGDLSGFIKRGTFDKTQLIINQLLGKNKINEQWSTNWGIGYSVLNNTIPDRMQNTLVPDAIGSNVYTFFTNSSVHNHRYFQDLEEKELAANVALSYEFKKTDDDYKGKITFGYSGKKKDVNFNANQYSFFPVNKKVASIHDIDTALNATNFDLTTSDNSSTIKQFYKGNLDIHAFYANLQYKLTDKLAVILGGRLEQLDQYVYFVTAEVADGGASKFSPTNFLPSVIAKYKVNDDQNIKFAFSKTYTLPQFKEKVNLLYQDVNLDFRGNPSLYASTDYNIDLGWENFLSTDELVSVTAFGKLIQNPINEMFENSGSGTVTYANTGDKAVAIGVEVELRKNILVIENAKDLKDKLSFGINGSYMYHNQDLDNDKVFKENGFGANFTYTESKLSGASDLLANADISFKKQFHQDRDISATLSYAYFSDKLAVIGTSDKGNMIDKSVNRLDFILKSSLTENLKIGLSYKNILDPTYKRVSEQSKAPRIKAEDLLISSYKIGSNLSLSLNYKF, encoded by the coding sequence ATGAAACTGAAATTATTGATTTTAACGCTTTTTATCAGTACCCTTACTTTTGCGCAAAACAAAGGAACTATTACTGGAGTATTAACTGATAAGGATTCAAACAACGAAACATTACCTTTTGCAAATGTTTTACTCAAAGGCACACCAATCAATGGAACTACAGATATTGATGGTAAATACACCTTAAATGCTCCTGCAGGAAATTATGTTATACAGTTTAGTTTCATTGGGTACGAATCTATTGAAACCAATATAACGGTAAAAAATGGAGAAACATTAACTTTAAATAAAGCCCTAGGATCTTCCGGATATACCCTGGATGATGTAGTGATTATATCTAGATCAAACAAGCAAAAAGAAAGCGCTTTGTTAATGGAACAAAAAAATGCTCTAACGTTTAAAGCTGCAATTGGTGCCGAAGAAATTTCAAGAAAGGGCGCCAGCGATGTTGCTGCTGCAGTTACTAAAGTGTCTGGAGTTTCTAAACAAGAAGGGTCTGGAAATATTTTTGTAAGAGGACTAGGAGATCGTTACAACATTACGACACTAAACGGCTTACCATTGCCTTCTAATAATCCATCTCACAAAAATATTAATTTAGAGATATTTAGTACCGATATTGTAGAATCTGTAGGGATTAGCAAGACTTTTGAATCTCAAAATTATGCAGATTTTAGTGGTGCAAATATTGATGTGGTTTCAAAGAAATTTACTGGATCTCCATATATTGAATTAGGTGTCGGAATTGGTGCCAATTCCAATGTAATAAAATCGGATCATTTTTACCTACAAGACGGTCCTGACTATTTTGGTTTCCGTACGGTGAGTGCACCAAACAATCCGTTATTGCCATACAACTACTCCACTAGTTGGGACAGAAAAGAAAGCAAAAACGTATTGAATGCCAATTACTCCTTATCTGGTGGCAAAAAGTTTAACATTGGGGAACAAGGAAGTTTAAGTACTTTTATTACTGCTTCATTTGGAACAGACAGCAAGTTTACTGAAGGTGTAGATAGAGGAAGTGTAACCGCCCAAGGTCTTGCTAACTCAGATTTTTATAAAAAATCATACAAATACAGCACCAACACCACGGTTATGGGATCTTTTAATTACAAAATAAATGCAAATAACAGCATCTTATACACTCCTTTATTTTTAAACTCTAGCGGACAAGAATACAGTGAATACGAAGGTATAAACCAGGATTTTAGCGGAGACCTTTCTGGTTTTATCAAACGTGGTACCTTTGACAAAACGCAATTAATCATAAACCAATTACTGGGAAAAAATAAAATAAACGAACAGTGGAGTACCAATTGGGGTATTGGTTACAGTGTGCTAAACAACACCATTCCAGACCGTATGCAAAACACGCTGGTTCCTGATGCAATTGGATCTAATGTATACACGTTTTTTACGAACTCTAGTGTTCATAACCATAGATACTTTCAGGATCTAGAAGAAAAAGAATTAGCTGCCAATGTTGCCTTATCTTATGAATTCAAAAAAACAGACGACGACTACAAAGGAAAAATAACCTTTGGTTATTCGGGCAAGAAAAAAGACGTGAACTTTAACGCTAACCAATATTCGTTTTTTCCTGTAAACAAAAAAGTTGCCAGCATACACGATATTGACACTGCATTAAACGCTACAAATTTTGACTTAACAACCAGTGATAACTCAAGTACAATTAAACAATTTTATAAAGGTAACTTAGACATCCATGCTTTTTATGCCAATTTGCAATATAAACTAACCGATAAACTAGCCGTAATTTTAGGCGGAAGACTAGAACAATTAGACCAATACGTTTATTTTGTAACTGCAGAGGTTGCAGATGGAGGCGCATCTAAGTTTTCTCCTACCAACTTTTTACCTAGCGTAATTGCAAAATACAAAGTAAATGACGATCAAAACATCAAATTTGCATTTAGCAAAACCTACACTTTGCCACAATTTAAAGAAAAAGTAAACCTTTTATATCAAGATGTAAACCTTGACTTTAGAGGAAATCCTAGCCTTTACGCCTCTACAGATTATAACATCGATTTAGGATGGGAAAACTTTTTAAGTACCGATGAATTAGTGTCAGTTACCGCATTTGGAAAATTAATCCAAAATCCAATCAACGAAATGTTTGAAAACTCAGGATCCGGAACCGTAACCTATGCCAATACAGGGGATAAAGCAGTGGCAATAGGAGTAGAAGTAGAATTAAGAAAAAATATTTTGGTAATTGAAAATGCAAAAGATCTAAAAGACAAATTATCTTTTGGTATAAACGGTTCGTATATGTACCACAATCAAGATCTAGATAACGATAAAGTCTTTAAAGAAAATGGATTTGGAGCAAACTTTACTTATACAGAGTCCAAGCTATCCGGAGCATCTGATTTATTAGCAAATGCAGATATCTCCTTCAAAAAGCAATTTCATCAAGATAGAGACATCTCCGCAACCCTATCATATGCTTACTTTTCGGATAAATTAGCCGTAATTGGTACTTCTGACAAAGGGAATATGATTGACAAGTCTGTAAACAGACTAGATTTTATCTTAAAATCGAGCCTGACCGAAAATTTAAAAATCGGATTGTCTTATAAAAACATCTTAGACCCTACTTACAAAAGGGTTTCAGAGCAAAGTAAAGCTCCTAGAATAAAAGCAGAAGACCTTTTGATCAGCTCTTACAAGATAGGTTCCAACCTAAGTTTATCACTAAATTATAAGTTTTAA
- a CDS encoding response regulator transcription factor: protein MKKTHTKILLVDDEPDILEIVGYNLTQEGYTIVTAVNGKDAIAKAKKELPDLIIMDVMMPEMDGMEACENIRKIPELTNVIITFLTARSEDYSQVAGFDAGADDYITKPIKPKLLVSKVKALLRRLKEKEQNSETLNVGGIEINREEYKIVQDGIEIALPRKEFELFYLLASKPGKVFKRDEILDKVWGNEVVVGGRTIDVHIRKLREKIGEDFFKTIKGVGYKFEV, encoded by the coding sequence ATGAAAAAAACACACACAAAAATTTTACTTGTTGATGATGAGCCAGATATCCTAGAAATTGTAGGGTACAATCTAACTCAAGAAGGCTATACAATAGTTACTGCCGTAAATGGTAAAGACGCTATTGCTAAAGCAAAAAAAGAATTGCCGGACCTAATTATCATGGATGTAATGATGCCCGAGATGGACGGCATGGAGGCTTGTGAGAATATCAGAAAAATACCAGAGTTAACCAATGTGATTATAACTTTTTTAACCGCCCGTAGCGAAGATTATTCTCAAGTTGCTGGCTTTGATGCTGGAGCAGATGATTATATTACAAAACCAATCAAACCAAAATTATTAGTCAGTAAAGTTAAAGCCTTGTTAAGACGCTTGAAAGAAAAAGAGCAGAACAGTGAAACCTTAAATGTAGGCGGTATAGAGATCAATAGAGAAGAGTACAAAATTGTGCAAGACGGAATAGAGATTGCGTTGCCACGAAAAGAATTTGAATTGTTTTACCTATTAGCCTCTAAGCCAGGAAAAGTATTCAAAAGAGATGAAATTTTGGATAAAGTTTGGGGCAATGAAGTTGTGGTAGGAGGACGAACCATTGATGTTCATATACGAAAATTAAGAGAAAAAATAGGCGAAGACTTTTTTAAGACTATAAAAGGAGTAGGTTATAAATTTGAAGTTTAG
- a CDS encoding sensor histidine kinase, with product MKISFKKTYKFAIKSSFFISVFSTFFVVLLARILFSPSFQKLVVFGLIFIVVIYIFSFLVLQYRVERFIYRRVKKIYDDVSLLESSTFINQPITTDMETLTREVKKFATYKKLEIEMLQVREEYRREFLGNVSHELKTPLFTVQGYISTLLDGAMEDKTIRKKYLKRAEKGVERLIYIVEDLDMITKLEVGDLNLDYSEFDIVELIQNVFDLLEMKAEKKKIDLVFENQHIKPNFVKADKDRVQQVIENLIVNSIKYGKTKGTTEVAVVNLTKDKVLVRVSDNGEGIEKQNIPRLFERFYRVNKSGSRSEGGSGLGLAIVKHIIEAHKEKIYVESEFGVGSEFSFTLEKK from the coding sequence ATGAAAATAAGTTTCAAAAAGACCTATAAATTTGCTATAAAATCCTCGTTTTTTATTAGTGTTTTTTCCACATTCTTTGTTGTTTTGTTGGCTAGAATATTATTTAGTCCTTCTTTTCAAAAGTTAGTTGTTTTTGGACTAATCTTTATTGTTGTAATTTACATATTCTCGTTTCTAGTATTACAATACCGAGTAGAACGATTTATTTACAGACGCGTCAAAAAGATTTATGATGACGTTTCGTTATTGGAGTCTAGCACCTTTATAAACCAGCCCATAACCACAGACATGGAGACGTTGACTAGAGAAGTAAAAAAGTTTGCTACCTACAAAAAATTAGAAATTGAGATGCTTCAAGTCCGAGAAGAATACCGAAGAGAATTTTTAGGCAACGTTTCTCATGAACTAAAAACACCCTTGTTTACTGTTCAAGGTTATATATCTACCTTGCTTGATGGAGCCATGGAAGACAAAACCATCAGAAAAAAATACCTTAAACGCGCCGAAAAAGGGGTAGAACGGCTAATCTATATTGTCGAAGATTTAGATATGATAACCAAGTTAGAGGTTGGAGATCTTAATTTAGATTATTCAGAATTTGATATTGTAGAATTGATTCAGAACGTTTTTGATCTTTTGGAGATGAAAGCCGAGAAGAAAAAAATTGATCTAGTTTTTGAAAACCAGCACATCAAACCCAATTTTGTAAAAGCAGATAAAGATCGGGTGCAACAGGTGATCGAAAATTTAATCGTTAATTCTATTAAGTATGGCAAAACCAAAGGGACTACAGAGGTTGCTGTAGTAAACTTGACCAAAGACAAAGTTCTGGTGCGGGTTAGTGACAACGGAGAAGGTATTGAAAAGCAAAACATACCACGACTCTTTGAACGATTTTATCGTGTCAACAAGAGTGGATCTAGATCCGAAGGAGGTTCTGGATTGGGTCTAGCAATAGTAAAACATATTATTGAGGCCCATAAAGAAAAGATTTATGTTGAAAGTGAATTTGGCGTCGGATCTGAATTTTCTTTTACCCTCGAAAAAAAATAA
- a CDS encoding porin, which translates to MKKLLIALFALGAGLLNAQQTNQNVVSKEVIRILDSIHKSKESIEKNKAPKDPQWYDKISIRGYAQVRYNGLLSTNDKVSCDQCDKSWGTTATGESVRSNNGFFIRRARMVFSGQIHPRVSFYIQPDLASSTALGVNNFLQLRDAYFDVVLDAQKEFRLRVGQSKVPYGFENMQSSQNRLTLDRNDALNSAVANERDLGMFFYWAPSQIRERFAMLVKEGYKGSGDYGVVAFGAYNGQTSNKSEGNRNLHTVARISYPFLVKDQILEVGMQAYTGKWAFGNEVSAGVTVSDKQNMLDQRVAASFIWYPKPFGIQTEYNIGKGPRYFKNSNSIQTASLQGGYITLNYKWDLPKKQLLYPFVKFQYYDGGKKFEKDARSYLVRDYELGLEWQPIKPLELTATWVIADRTFEDSVLKYNTQQGNLLRLQAQFNF; encoded by the coding sequence ATGAAAAAACTCCTAATTGCTCTTTTTGCACTTGGTGCCGGATTGCTCAATGCGCAACAAACAAACCAGAATGTGGTTTCGAAAGAGGTCATTCGGATATTGGACTCCATCCATAAATCCAAAGAAAGTATCGAAAAGAACAAAGCTCCAAAAGACCCACAATGGTATGACAAAATAAGTATAAGAGGCTATGCTCAGGTTCGTTATAACGGGTTACTGTCTACCAATGACAAGGTGTCTTGTGATCAATGCGATAAGTCTTGGGGGACCACCGCAACCGGCGAATCGGTACGATCCAACAATGGTTTTTTTATAAGAAGAGCCCGAATGGTATTTTCGGGACAAATACATCCAAGAGTATCTTTTTATATCCAGCCAGATTTAGCCAGTTCTACGGCTTTGGGAGTAAATAATTTTTTGCAATTGCGAGATGCTTATTTTGATGTAGTTTTAGATGCTCAAAAAGAGTTTAGACTACGAGTAGGGCAAAGTAAAGTGCCTTATGGTTTTGAAAACATGCAATCCAGCCAAAACCGATTGACCCTAGACCGAAACGATGCTTTAAATAGTGCTGTTGCAAACGAAAGAGATTTAGGGATGTTTTTTTACTGGGCACCAAGCCAAATCCGAGAGCGATTTGCAATGCTTGTAAAAGAGGGATATAAAGGCTCAGGCGATTATGGTGTAGTTGCTTTTGGAGCCTACAATGGTCAAACGTCCAATAAATCCGAAGGCAACAGAAATCTGCATACAGTTGCCAGAATAAGTTATCCATTTTTGGTCAAAGATCAAATATTAGAAGTTGGCATGCAGGCATACACTGGCAAGTGGGCTTTTGGGAATGAAGTCTCGGCGGGCGTTACGGTGAGTGATAAACAAAACATGCTAGATCAGCGTGTAGCGGCATCTTTTATTTGGTACCCCAAACCTTTTGGTATCCAAACAGAATATAATATTGGCAAAGGGCCTCGTTATTTTAAAAATAGCAACTCTATTCAAACCGCTTCTCTACAAGGTGGATACATCACCTTGAATTATAAATGGGATTTGCCTAAAAAACAATTGTTGTATCCATTTGTGAAATTTCAATATTATGATGGAGGCAAAAAATTTGAGAAAGATGCCAGAAGCTACCTAGTTAGAGATTATGAATTGGGATTAGAATGGCAGCCCATTAAGCCTTTAGAACTAACAGCTACTTGGGTTATTGCAGACAGAACATTTGAGGATAGTGTGCTCAAATACAATACCCAACAAGGCAATTTACTGCGTTTGCAGGCACAGTTTAACTTTTAG
- a CDS encoding porin: protein MKKFLSSAALLFTLITLAQENKIPETTVPNKGALSPYLNSNKKFGFTEKDSLFQVNIGFRVQSRLGFGKEDGKSGVVEGEIRRMRLKLDGFVYNPKFGYKVELGFSARDIGTVVVGNSGNVILDGVLFYKPTSHFTIGFGQTKLPGNNQRVISSNSLELTDRTINNSKFNIDRDFGVFLDYNQANPTTFSYSLKGAITKGEGRNWVKTKDDGIALTAKVELFPLGAFTKNGSNFEADLMREKTVKWMVSSAFSQNNNALRSQGQLGGSLYEARTLKSLFLDTMLKYNGWTATAAYMSRMADNPVTVSALDATKKQAVFVGHGVDMQLSYLFASNYQIIGRVSTQKVDSEIQTITPNMDEYTVGLSKYIFGHKIKLQGEFSYDTIKAYQGSVDTNWYARFQVEIGI, encoded by the coding sequence ATGAAGAAATTTTTATCCAGTGCAGCCTTACTGTTTACACTTATAACGTTGGCTCAGGAAAATAAAATACCAGAAACTACGGTTCCAAATAAAGGAGCCTTATCGCCGTATCTTAATTCGAACAAAAAATTCGGTTTTACAGAAAAAGATAGTTTGTTTCAGGTAAATATAGGTTTCCGAGTTCAAAGCAGATTAGGTTTTGGTAAAGAGGACGGAAAGTCTGGAGTTGTAGAAGGAGAAATTAGAAGAATGCGTCTAAAACTGGATGGTTTTGTTTACAATCCAAAGTTTGGTTACAAAGTAGAGCTTGGTTTCTCGGCGAGAGATATAGGTACAGTGGTAGTAGGTAATAGCGGTAATGTAATTTTAGACGGAGTTCTTTTTTACAAACCAACGTCTCATTTTACAATAGGCTTCGGACAGACCAAGCTACCGGGCAATAACCAGCGTGTTATCTCTTCTAACTCCCTGGAACTTACGGATCGTACAATTAATAACTCTAAATTTAATATTGATCGTGATTTTGGTGTATTTTTAGATTACAACCAAGCAAATCCTACCACATTTTCGTATTCTCTAAAAGGAGCTATTACCAAAGGAGAAGGCCGTAATTGGGTCAAAACCAAAGACGATGGAATTGCCTTGACGGCAAAAGTAGAATTGTTTCCTTTAGGAGCTTTCACTAAAAACGGGTCTAATTTTGAAGCAGATTTAATGCGAGAAAAAACAGTAAAATGGATGGTTTCGAGTGCTTTTAGTCAAAACAACAATGCCTTACGGTCTCAAGGACAACTAGGCGGGAGTTTGTATGAGGCTAGAACCCTAAAGTCTTTGTTTTTAGATACCATGCTAAAGTATAACGGATGGACGGCAACGGCGGCTTATATGTCTAGAATGGCAGATAATCCAGTTACAGTAAGTGCTTTGGATGCTACCAAAAAACAAGCGGTGTTTGTAGGTCATGGTGTAGATATGCAGTTGAGTTATTTATTTGCATCCAATTATCAAATTATAGGTAGGGTTTCTACTCAAAAAGTAGATTCTGAAATTCAAACAATAACGCCTAATATGGACGAATATACCGTTGGATTGTCTAAATATATTTTTGGACATAAAATAAAACTCCAAGGAGAATTTTCGTATGATACCATCAAAGCCTACCAAGGCAGTGTAGATACAAATTGGTATGCTCGTTTTCAGGTCGAAATCGGGATCTAA
- a CDS encoding PstS family phosphate ABC transporter substrate-binding protein gives MNKIKLFLMLPLISVLSCGKAKTEDKGAANASATTSVTIKGSDTVLPLAQKEAEELMQADASVSVTVVGGGTGVGLTALIDGTTDIAMASRDMKTEEKLKFSEMNKEIEEVVIAYDALTVIVNPANKVSQLTREQLEKIFTGEIKNWKEVGGEDAKIVAYSRESSSGTYEFFKDEVLDKKNYASNILSLPATGAIVQAIGQTKGAIGYIGLAYETKEVKQLLVSYDQGKTFIAPSVASAKDKTYPISRPLFYMFDKKNASKVKTVVDFALSDAGQKIVSEVGYVPLK, from the coding sequence ATGAATAAAATTAAATTGTTTTTAATGTTGCCCTTAATAAGTGTTTTAAGTTGTGGTAAAGCAAAAACAGAAGATAAAGGAGCGGCTAATGCATCAGCAACTACGTCAGTAACCATAAAAGGGAGTGATACCGTTTTGCCCTTGGCTCAAAAAGAAGCCGAAGAGTTAATGCAAGCAGATGCGAGTGTAAGTGTTACTGTTGTTGGTGGTGGTACCGGAGTTGGTTTAACGGCTTTAATTGATGGCACCACGGATATTGCGATGGCTTCTAGAGATATGAAAACAGAAGAGAAATTAAAATTCTCTGAAATGAATAAAGAAATTGAAGAAGTAGTTATTGCTTATGATGCACTAACAGTAATTGTAAACCCTGCTAATAAAGTTTCACAATTAACACGTGAGCAGTTAGAGAAAATATTTACTGGAGAAATTAAAAACTGGAAAGAAGTAGGCGGCGAAGATGCTAAAATTGTAGCCTATTCAAGAGAGTCTTCTTCTGGGACTTATGAGTTTTTTAAAGACGAAGTTTTGGATAAAAAAAACTACGCATCTAATATTTTGAGTTTGCCAGCTACAGGTGCAATTGTTCAGGCTATAGGCCAGACTAAAGGAGCTATTGGTTACATCGGTTTGGCTTATGAGACTAAAGAGGTAAAGCAGCTATTGGTTTCTTATGATCAAGGCAAAACATTTATTGCGCCATCTGTTGCAAGTGCCAAAGATAAAACCTATCCAATCTCACGACCATTATTTTATATGTTTGACAAAAAAAATGCTTCAAAAGTAAAAACAGTGGTAGATTTTGCTTTGTCTGATGCAGGTCAAAAGATCGTTTCGGAAGTTGGTTATGTGCCTTTAAAATAA
- the pstC gene encoding phosphate ABC transporter permease subunit PstC — protein MKTNFKQIKEKFIETVLMLSSAATSITVILIVFFLFVEGAGVFSKKPIDDGFLLAVSEHNPVAKLKPSQIKDIYDQKITNWNQLGGKDQPIVLFRAGDITEYYTEEELGENFEYFPDKINELIAKTPGIIAFFSEKYKAKDFKGRELDIDKIKVSEFLSGEEWFPTAQPIAQMGVKPLIYGTLWVSFGAILMALPIGLAAAIYLSEIARKRTRSLLKPIIELLAGIPSVVYGFFGLVIIVPLIQSVFNLPVGETGLAGSVVLAIMALPTIITISEDAMRNTPRAMKEASLALGASQWQTIYKVVIPYSASGITAGAILGIGRAIGETMAVLMVTGNAAVIPTTLLEPVRTIPATIAAELGEAPNGGLHYEALFALGCILFIITFVINMLVEMVSNRKSHKKH, from the coding sequence TTGAAAACAAATTTTAAACAGATTAAGGAGAAATTTATTGAAACGGTTTTAATGCTAAGTAGTGCAGCTACTAGTATTACAGTTATTTTAATTGTGTTTTTCTTATTCGTTGAAGGGGCAGGTGTTTTTAGTAAAAAACCAATAGACGATGGTTTCTTGTTGGCAGTTTCAGAGCACAATCCGGTGGCAAAATTAAAGCCTTCTCAGATTAAAGATATTTATGACCAAAAAATAACCAACTGGAACCAATTAGGAGGCAAAGACCAACCTATTGTTTTGTTCCGTGCTGGGGATATAACAGAATATTACACTGAAGAAGAATTAGGTGAAAATTTTGAGTACTTTCCGGACAAAATCAATGAGTTAATAGCCAAAACACCGGGTATAATTGCTTTTTTTTCCGAAAAATACAAAGCAAAAGATTTTAAGGGCAGAGAGTTGGATATAGATAAGATCAAAGTGTCTGAGTTTTTGTCTGGCGAAGAGTGGTTTCCAACAGCGCAACCTATTGCACAAATGGGAGTCAAGCCTTTGATATACGGTACCTTATGGGTTAGTTTTGGAGCGATACTTATGGCGTTGCCTATTGGGTTGGCTGCAGCTATTTATTTAAGCGAAATAGCCCGAAAACGTACTCGAAGTTTATTAAAACCAATCATTGAATTATTAGCAGGAATACCTTCTGTGGTTTATGGATTTTTTGGATTGGTAATAATAGTGCCTCTTATTCAAAGCGTTTTTAATCTGCCAGTAGGCGAGACTGGTTTGGCAGGAAGTGTAGTTTTAGCAATAATGGCTTTGCCTACAATTATAACGATCTCAGAGGACGCCATGCGAAATACCCCTAGGGCAATGAAAGAAGCTAGTTTGGCCTTAGGAGCTAGCCAATGGCAAACAATCTATAAAGTAGTAATACCGTATTCCGCATCTGGAATAACAGCAGGAGCAATTTTAGGTATTGGTAGAGCCATCGGAGAAACCATGGCCGTATTAATGGTTACCGGTAACGCAGCAGTAATACCAACCACTCTTTTAGAACCTGTTCGAACCATTCCAGCTACAATTGCAGCCGAATTAGGAGAAGCTCCCAATGGTGGTTTGCACTACGAGGCATTATTTGCCTTAGGATGTATCTTGTTTATCATAACCTTTGTTATTAATATGTTGGTAGAAATGGTTTCTAACAGAAAATCGCATAAAAAACACTAA
- the pstA gene encoding phosphate ABC transporter permease PstA — protein sequence MSVNNNLAKKKERNQNIAFGIFRLTSYAIVALLFVILAFIVIKGIGVISWEFISEMPKNGMTEGGIFPAIVGTLCLVLVSMVFAFPVGVLAAIYMNEYVKDGIFKKIIKQMTNNLAGVPSIVFGLFGMSLFVNKMGFGDSILAGGLTLGLLVLPIVIRTTEESLKSVDDTFRQASLGLGASKWETTSKVVFPIAFPNVITGLILSIGRVSGETAPILFTVAAYFLPKLPTSIFDQAMALPYHLYVISTSGTNIEASRAMAYGTALVLIIIVLISNILANALRKYYGKKVKMN from the coding sequence ATGAGCGTAAATAATAATTTAGCAAAGAAAAAAGAAAGAAATCAGAATATTGCTTTTGGAATATTTAGACTTACCAGTTATGCCATTGTAGCACTCTTGTTTGTAATTTTAGCTTTTATAGTAATAAAAGGAATTGGCGTAATTAGTTGGGAGTTTATATCCGAAATGCCTAAAAACGGAATGACCGAAGGAGGTATTTTTCCGGCAATAGTAGGGACACTTTGTTTGGTTTTGGTGAGTATGGTTTTTGCATTTCCAGTAGGCGTTTTGGCCGCTATTTATATGAATGAATATGTAAAAGATGGGATATTCAAAAAAATAATCAAACAAATGACAAACAATCTTGCTGGGGTGCCGTCCATTGTTTTTGGACTTTTTGGAATGTCTTTGTTTGTAAATAAAATGGGCTTTGGAGATTCGATACTAGCAGGAGGATTAACACTAGGATTATTAGTGTTGCCAATTGTGATCCGAACCACAGAAGAATCCTTAAAATCGGTTGACGATACCTTCAGACAGGCCAGTTTAGGTCTGGGTGCCAGTAAGTGGGAGACTACAAGCAAAGTAGTTTTTCCTATAGCCTTCCCTAATGTTATTACCGGATTGATACTGTCAATAGGTAGAGTTTCCGGCGAAACGGCACCAATTTTGTTTACAGTGGCAGCATACTTTTTGCCTAAATTACCAACTTCAATATTTGATCAAGCAATGGCTTTGCCGTACCACCTATATGTAATATCTACAAGTGGTACCAATATTGAAGCCTCTAGAGCTATGGCATACGGAACCGCATTGGTATTAATTATAATTGTATTAATTTCTAACATATTAGCGAATGCACTTCGTAAATATTATGGAAAAAAAGTAAAAATGAATTAA
- the pstB gene encoding phosphate ABC transporter ATP-binding protein PstB: MHKIESKNINFNYGDFQALHDISIAMKENTVTALIGPSGCGKSTYLRLLNRMNDLIDNTHMTGSILIDGQDIYEKHTNVDDLRKNVGMVFQKPNPFPKTIFENVAYGLKVNGITDKKIIEERVYTSIEQVALWDEVKDKLKKSAFELSGGQQQRLCIARALAIQPSVLLMDEPTSALDPISTSKIEELIYELKNKYTIVIVTHNMQQAGRVSDNTAFFYMGKLIEYDKTKTIFTKPAIKQTEDYITGRFG, from the coding sequence ATGCATAAAATAGAATCTAAAAATATAAATTTCAACTACGGAGATTTTCAGGCTTTACATGATATTTCAATAGCAATGAAAGAAAATACCGTAACGGCATTAATTGGACCTTCAGGATGTGGTAAGTCTACTTACTTAAGGCTGCTTAACCGGATGAATGATCTGATTGATAATACACACATGACCGGAAGCATTCTTATTGATGGTCAAGATATATACGAAAAACACACCAATGTAGATGATTTGCGCAAAAACGTAGGTATGGTGTTTCAGAAACCCAATCCTTTTCCTAAAACTATTTTTGAAAACGTAGCCTATGGTTTAAAAGTGAACGGGATTACAGACAAAAAAATAATAGAGGAAAGAGTTTATACTTCCATCGAGCAAGTAGCACTCTGGGACGAAGTTAAAGACAAGCTTAAAAAATCTGCATTCGAATTATCAGGCGGACAACAACAAAGACTTTGCATTGCGCGTGCGTTAGCTATACAGCCTTCGGTTTTACTAATGGACGAGCCAACATCTGCTCTAGATCCTATTTCTACTTCCAAAATAGAAGAGCTTATTTATGAGTTAAAAAACAAATACACTATAGTGATTGTAACACATAACATGCAACAAGCTGGGCGAGTTAGTGACAATACTGCATTTTTTTATATGGGTAAACTAATAGAGTATGATAAAACCAAAACAATATTTACAAAACCAGCTATAAAACAAACAGAAGATTATATAACAGGTAGGTTTGGTTAA